The following are encoded in a window of Streptomyces sp. 11x1 genomic DNA:
- a CDS encoding NADH-quinone oxidoreductase subunit L, with protein sequence MTTTTLAVLVPLLPFLGAAAGLLLGRTAPGFVRPLAVLPTLTAFALAVLVAVRQGGDRTLDAATQLTPTGSVPIDLALHIDGFAALVAVLVGLVATCVQIYSTGYLRDDPRYPSYAALVSLFTSAMLLVVYSGDLMVLLVGWEIMGICSYFLVGHYWETPEARAASLKAFLVTKLGDVPFLIGLFALATDAGSFRITRILATVADGGLDHPTLVALLLLAGVAGKSAQFPLHTWLPDAMAGPTPVSALIHAATMVAAGVYFVARLLPVFAASSAALVVLAVMAALTMAGSGLAALAQDDIKRVLAYSTIGQLGYMTGALAVGDRGAAVFHLLSHGAFKALLFLAAGVIIHASGTNSLAAMSRMSHLRARVPDAFWTMTVALLALAAIPPFSGFFSKESVLGAAEHAATGHTLTGPVEHVPAAAGWTVLVAGVLTALLTAAYAARLWLLAFRGQGTEAPDHGRQPRAMTVVLWVLAVPSLALGGLAYGRLPDWFDGDDLAPTLTTSVLGTGAALIGALAMYAAWRYTTAVTHPPLGAVAAHPDADAGAVEAEAIASHTPAYGDVASAPDPADPGRLLLGPLHRHAAVGFHLDAVYSTLFVRPVRAGASLVRFLDREVVDTYVSGAGALPRLLGAAVRKAQTGNVQTYVSALLAGTVVLVVAALVVATGA encoded by the coding sequence GTGACCACGACCACCCTCGCCGTCCTCGTCCCCCTCCTCCCGTTCCTCGGCGCCGCCGCAGGCCTGCTCCTCGGCCGCACCGCCCCCGGCTTCGTCCGCCCCCTCGCCGTACTGCCCACCCTGACGGCCTTCGCCCTGGCCGTCCTGGTCGCCGTACGCCAGGGCGGCGACCGGACCCTCGACGCGGCCACCCAACTCACCCCGACCGGCTCGGTCCCGATCGACCTCGCCCTGCACATCGACGGCTTCGCCGCCCTCGTCGCCGTCCTGGTCGGCCTCGTCGCCACCTGTGTGCAGATCTACTCGACCGGCTACCTCCGCGACGACCCGCGCTACCCCTCCTACGCCGCCCTCGTCTCCCTGTTCACCTCCGCGATGCTGCTCGTCGTCTACTCCGGCGACCTGATGGTGCTCCTGGTCGGCTGGGAGATCATGGGCATCTGCTCGTACTTCCTGGTCGGCCACTACTGGGAGACCCCGGAGGCCCGAGCCGCCTCCCTGAAGGCCTTCCTGGTCACCAAGCTCGGCGACGTCCCCTTCCTGATCGGCCTGTTCGCCCTCGCCACGGACGCCGGGTCGTTCCGCATCACGCGGATCCTCGCCACCGTCGCCGACGGCGGCCTCGACCACCCCACCCTCGTCGCCCTCCTGCTCCTCGCCGGAGTCGCCGGCAAGTCGGCCCAGTTCCCCCTCCACACCTGGCTCCCCGACGCGATGGCGGGCCCCACGCCCGTCTCCGCCCTGATCCACGCGGCGACGATGGTCGCCGCCGGTGTCTACTTCGTCGCCCGTCTCCTCCCGGTCTTCGCCGCCTCCTCGGCGGCCCTGGTCGTCCTCGCCGTCATGGCCGCGCTCACCATGGCCGGCTCGGGCCTGGCCGCCCTCGCCCAGGACGACATCAAGCGCGTCCTCGCCTACTCGACGATCGGCCAGCTCGGCTACATGACGGGCGCCCTCGCCGTCGGCGACCGCGGCGCCGCCGTCTTCCACCTCCTCTCGCACGGCGCCTTCAAGGCGCTGCTGTTCCTCGCCGCCGGCGTGATCATCCACGCGTCCGGCACCAACTCCCTGGCCGCCATGTCCCGTATGAGCCACCTCCGCGCTCGCGTCCCGGACGCCTTCTGGACGATGACCGTGGCGCTGCTCGCCCTCGCCGCGATCCCGCCCTTCAGCGGCTTCTTCTCCAAGGAGTCCGTCCTCGGCGCCGCCGAGCACGCCGCCACCGGTCACACCCTCACAGGCCCCGTCGAGCACGTCCCGGCCGCGGCCGGCTGGACCGTCCTGGTCGCCGGTGTCCTCACGGCCCTGCTCACCGCCGCGTACGCCGCCCGACTGTGGCTGCTCGCCTTCCGCGGCCAGGGCACCGAGGCGCCCGACCACGGCCGGCAGCCCCGCGCGATGACCGTCGTGCTGTGGGTGCTGGCCGTCCCGTCCCTCGCTCTCGGCGGACTCGCCTACGGCAGGCTCCCCGACTGGTTCGACGGCGACGACCTGGCCCCCACGCTCACCACGTCCGTCCTCGGCACGGGCGCTGCCCTGATCGGCGCCCTGGCGATGTACGCGGCCTGGCGGTACACCACGGCCGTGACCCACCCGCCGCTGGGCGCGGTCGCGGCCCACCCCGACGCGGACGCCGGCGCCGTCGAGGCGGAGGCCATCGCCAGCCACACCCCCGCCTACGGGGACGTGGCCTCGGCACCAGACCCCGCCGACCCGGGCCGTCTCCTGCTCGGCCCGCTGCACCGTCACGCCGCCGTCGGCTTCCACCTCGACGCCGTGTACTCGACACTCTTCGTCCGCCCGGTCCGGGCCGGCGCGTCCCTCGTCCGGTTCCTCGACCGCGAGGTCGTCGACACCTATGTGAGCGGCGCGGGCGCCCTGCCCCGCCTGCTGGGCGCGGCCGTCCGCAAGGCCCAGACCGGCAACGTCCAGACCTATGTGAGCGCGCTGCTCGCCGGCACCGTCGTCCTGGTGGTCGCCGCCCTCGTCGTCGCCACGGGAGCGTGA
- the nuoK gene encoding NADH-quinone oxidoreductase subunit NuoK, with product MHLAYPVVLSALLFCTGLYGVLARRNAILVLMSVELMLNAVNLNLVAFDVWLSRTAEETLHSGQALTLFTITIAAAEIGIGLAIVLAVHRNRGTADIDKLRDTAEHPDGTPCPDVDDTHEPGLPGRPERSEKAEATA from the coding sequence ATGCACCTCGCCTATCCCGTCGTGCTCTCCGCCCTCCTCTTCTGCACGGGCCTGTACGGCGTCCTCGCCCGCCGCAACGCGATCCTCGTCCTGATGTCCGTCGAGCTGATGCTCAACGCGGTCAACCTCAACCTCGTCGCCTTCGACGTCTGGCTCAGCAGGACCGCCGAGGAGACCCTGCACTCCGGCCAGGCCCTGACCCTGTTCACGATCACCATCGCCGCCGCCGAGATCGGCATCGGCCTGGCGATCGTCCTCGCGGTCCACCGCAACCGGGGCACCGCCGACATCGACAAGCTCCGCGACACCGCCGAGCACCCCGACGGAACTCCCTGCCCCGACGTCGACGACACCCACGAGCCCGGCCTGCCCGGCCGCCCCGAGCGGAGCGAGAAGGCTGAGGCCACCGCGTGA
- a CDS encoding NADH-quinone oxidoreductase subunit J, whose amino-acid sequence MTLTQAPQGFLSPTGVEIAFVLVGLVTFGAAIVSVTTRQLVHAALWLVVALGGLAVEYLLLTAEFIAWVQVLIYVGSVVVLLLFGLMLTKAPIGRSPDADSGNRWAALTVAVASAAALVWVVVDAFRTTWIDLDGPAAGSTEATGESLFQNWVLPFEALSVLLLAALVGAIVLSRKAKADAPPTPPRTQQAQLKAPTGPESAESAEGGAR is encoded by the coding sequence ATGACCCTCACCCAGGCACCGCAGGGCTTCCTCTCCCCGACGGGTGTGGAGATCGCCTTCGTGCTCGTCGGCCTCGTCACCTTCGGCGCCGCGATCGTCTCCGTCACCACCCGGCAGCTGGTGCACGCCGCCCTGTGGCTGGTCGTGGCGCTCGGCGGTCTCGCCGTCGAATACCTCCTGCTCACCGCCGAGTTCATCGCCTGGGTGCAGGTCCTCATCTACGTCGGCTCCGTCGTCGTCCTCCTCCTCTTCGGACTGATGCTCACCAAGGCCCCCATCGGCCGCTCCCCGGACGCCGACTCCGGCAACCGCTGGGCCGCCCTCACCGTGGCCGTCGCCTCCGCCGCCGCCCTCGTCTGGGTCGTCGTCGACGCCTTCCGCACCACCTGGATCGACCTCGACGGCCCGGCCGCCGGCTCCACCGAGGCCACCGGCGAGAGCCTCTTCCAGAACTGGGTCCTCCCCTTCGAGGCCCTCTCCGTCCTCCTGCTGGCCGCTCTGGTCGGCGCGATCGTCCTCTCCCGCAAGGCGAAAGCGGACGCGCCCCCCACTCCGCCCAGGACCCAGCAGGCCCAGCTGAAGGCCCCCACCGGACCCGAGTCGGCCGAGTCGGCCGAGGGAGGTGCCCGCTGA
- a CDS encoding NADH-quinone oxidoreductase subunit I, with product MAPIPGSGLAKGLAVTLRTMTRRTVTEQYPDVQPELPPRTRGVIGLFEENCTVCMLCARECPDWCIYIDSHKETVPPAAPGGRERSRNVLDRFAIDFALCMYCGICIEVCPFDALFWSPEFEYAETDIHELTHERDKLREWMWTVPSPPALDPAAEEPKELAAARKTAEKLAASRAEPAGTEGEPT from the coding sequence ATGGCCCCCATCCCCGGCTCGGGCCTCGCCAAGGGCCTGGCCGTCACCCTCCGCACGATGACGCGCAGGACCGTCACCGAGCAGTACCCGGACGTCCAGCCGGAGCTGCCGCCCCGCACCCGTGGTGTCATCGGGCTCTTCGAGGAGAACTGCACGGTCTGCATGCTGTGCGCCCGCGAGTGCCCGGACTGGTGCATCTACATCGACTCCCACAAGGAGACGGTCCCGCCCGCCGCCCCCGGCGGCCGCGAGCGCAGCCGCAACGTCCTGGACCGCTTCGCCATCGACTTCGCCCTCTGCATGTACTGCGGTATCTGCATCGAGGTCTGCCCCTTCGACGCCCTCTTCTGGTCCCCGGAGTTCGAGTACGCGGAGACCGACATCCACGAACTCACCCACGAGCGCGACAAGCTCCGCGAGTGGATGTGGACCGTCCCCTCGCCCCCGGCCCTCGACCCCGCCGCCGAGGAACCCAAGGAACTGGCCGCCGCCCGCAAGACCGCCGAGAAACTGGCGGCCTCCCGGGCCGAGCCGGCCGGCACCGAGGGAGAACCCACATGA
- a CDS encoding complex I subunit 1 family protein, whose protein sequence is MNDALDVALRLLIVFVVFLTFPLIIGQTEHKVMAHMQGRLGPMYAGGFHGWAQLVADGVKFAQKEDIVPAGADRRVFQLAPAVALLPYLLVLLAIPIGPGEGAVGEVIDAGVFFVLAVMGVGVLGSLMAGWASANKFSLLGGLRTAAQLLAYELPMLLTAASVAMAAGTVSLVGILDAFEWWWLPWQIVGAIVFFVAGLAELQRPPFDMPVADSEIIFGAYTEYTGLRFALFLLAEYAGIVVLCGLTTVLFLGGWHGPWGDEGLGWAWTLLKTAVLAFVVIWLRVTYPRLREDQLQKLSWTLLVPLSLVQIALTGTIKVVFL, encoded by the coding sequence GTGAACGACGCTCTGGACGTCGCCCTGCGACTCCTCATCGTCTTCGTCGTCTTCCTGACGTTCCCCTTGATCATCGGCCAGACCGAACACAAGGTCATGGCCCACATGCAGGGCCGCCTCGGCCCCATGTACGCCGGCGGCTTCCACGGCTGGGCCCAACTCGTCGCCGACGGCGTCAAGTTCGCCCAGAAAGAAGACATCGTCCCGGCCGGCGCGGACCGCCGGGTCTTCCAACTCGCCCCGGCCGTCGCCCTCCTCCCGTACCTCCTCGTCCTCCTCGCCATCCCGATCGGCCCGGGCGAGGGCGCCGTCGGCGAGGTCATCGACGCGGGCGTCTTCTTCGTCCTCGCCGTGATGGGCGTGGGCGTCCTCGGCTCGCTGATGGCGGGCTGGGCCTCCGCCAACAAGTTCTCCCTCCTCGGCGGCCTGCGCACCGCCGCCCAGCTCCTCGCCTACGAACTCCCGATGCTGCTCACGGCGGCCTCCGTCGCGATGGCGGCCGGCACCGTCTCCCTCGTCGGCATCCTCGACGCCTTCGAGTGGTGGTGGCTGCCCTGGCAGATCGTCGGCGCGATCGTCTTCTTCGTCGCCGGCCTCGCCGAACTCCAGCGCCCGCCCTTCGACATGCCCGTCGCCGACTCCGAGATCATCTTCGGCGCCTACACCGAGTACACCGGCCTCCGCTTCGCCCTGTTCCTCCTCGCCGAGTACGCCGGCATCGTCGTCCTGTGCGGCCTGACCACCGTCCTCTTCCTCGGCGGCTGGCACGGCCCGTGGGGCGACGAAGGCCTGGGCTGGGCCTGGACCCTCCTGAAGACCGCCGTCCTCGCCTTCGTCGTCATCTGGCTCCGCGTGACCTACCCCCGCCTGCGCGAGGACCAGCTCCAGAAACTCTCCTGGACCCTCCTCGTCCCCCTCTCCCTCGTCCAGATCGCCCTCACCGGCACCATCAAGGTGGTGTTCCTCTAA